TCACATCCATTAAAATTAAGAAAACACACATCAAATGGGAAAGGCCCTTGCCACCTTAGGGTAAACCACGTGGCTGGGGTTCGCCATGATACGCCGCCCCTTGCTGTGGCGGAACAACCACACCACCGCCCCCACCGGCCACTCTACCACCGCGGTCACCACGAACGCCACGAACCCTACCGTGGGACCCAACACCTTGCACCCGCACCGGTTAGACGTGTGACACTGAAAACATAGCGGAATCCGAGTATAGGCCATGATATACAGCTAGCGATCGATAAACGTACCCCTAGGAAAGTGAATGGAAGAAAGATTGGAAGAGGATATATAGTTGAAGAGAGTGAATGAGGCAACGAATTTGAGCAGGTTAACCAGATTGAAGAAATCGGACATTTTGGTAgtttgtatttataggcacTTTTGTATGGAAGCGGGTTAGTACGTGTCGCGTTGTGAGGGCACGAGGGTGTAGAGCTGTGTTAGTGCAGTACTAGGGGGCCGCTGGGGCGGACACGTGTCTTGTTTCCCATTTTGCTTTTGTGCTGGTTTCGTGGGTAATATCTCATGACTATTGGGCAGAATTCCATTCTTTGTGAGGTGGAGGTGTACGTGTCCAATAGAATAATACTCCACTTTATTTACTAGTGATCTCACCGAACGTTGTGCAGGGTCATTTCAGGCCTTACACGGATGATTCGAgtcgtttaataatttaaaaaaaattaagtgggcCATGCAAAAAATCGATTTAATATgtgtagatgctcgatccaagcttctttgattgaaaaattggaaaatccaatcttttcatattttctgatttttcagaCGTGTGAAGCTTGGATCAAGTAATCTACACATAGTAGATTGAACTGAATTTTTACAAggccttcttgttt
This DNA window, taken from Rhododendron vialii isolate Sample 1 chromosome 8a, ASM3025357v1, encodes the following:
- the LOC131335611 gene encoding uncharacterized protein LOC131335611 translates to MAYTRIPLCFQCHTSNRCGCKVLGPTVGFVAFVVTAVVEWPVGAVVWLFRHSKGRRIMANPSHVVYPKVARAFPI